From the genome of Nicotiana sylvestris chromosome 1, ASM39365v2, whole genome shotgun sequence:
gcttcaactgctCCTTCTCCTTATGCAATTTTCTGCAGTTCTTCTTTAAATGGCCCTTTATTCCACAGTGGTAGCACGCATATGATGACTTCCTACCATCCGTGGATTTTCCCCTACTCTTGCTTCTGCCTCTCCTCTTATCTTGACTTCTTTCTTGTTGTCTCCCTCTTTCTGTAATAAGGGCATGCGACTCACCATGATCGATGTCCTTTCTTCTGGCTTCTTCATTAAATAAGGCATCTTTAACCATAGACATGGTCAGATTTCCACTAGGAGCTGAATTACTGAGAGAGACTACCAGCGTCTCCCAACTATCAGGAAGAGAACAAAGAAGTAGTAGGGCTTGAATCTCATCCCCGAGCGGCATGTCAACAGACGATAATTGATTTATCAAGCTCTAAAACTCACTGGTATGCTCGGCAACTGAAGTTCCGTGCTTTAACTTCAAATTTACCAAACGCCTCATCAACAAGGCTTTATTCCTAGCGGTCTTGGCTTGATACATCCCTTCTAACTTCACCCAGAGGGCATACGCATCTGTCTCTTGTGCAACATGATGAAAAACGCTATCGTCAATCCATTGTCGAATTTGACCGATAGTTTTTCTGTTTAATTTCTTCCACTCTGCTTCTTTGGTGGAATCGGGGTTCCTACCCTTTGCTTCTATGGGATCAAACAAATCTTTACAACTGAGGAGATCTTCCATCCGAGGTCTCCACAATGTGTAATTTGTGGCAGTAAGCTTTATCATAGCTCCAGATGATGATGACTCTTCCATTATGTCTTTAAAATGGCTTGGTCAAAATTTTGGAGCAGAATCTCACCAAACGGAACTCACCAACACGTCCGGAATGGTGAAAAATGGTAGGATTGACTCTTCTTGGGTCAAAATAGGgcctccagaaaattttcaaaatttacaCCAAACTTTTGGggttaaataaaaaatatactgAACTTGTGGGGCAGATTTataatttcagtaatttcaggGGTTATTTCATAAATTTCTAAAAATTTTATGATGACTGGATGCTGACGTGGCTCTGACTGGATGATGATATGGCGCTGACTGGATGCTGATGTGGCGCTGACTGGGCAGTTACTATTCATCATTTTCTTCCTTGggcagaagaaaaaaaattgccATAACTTCTTCGTTTTAGCTTTGTTTGGCCTCCGGAAAATTGCGTTGAATTCGTATCGACGCAAGGAATCTAATGAAATGATCAAAACACACCGAAGATCACGTTTTCGAAAAACGTAAATCCGGGTTGAAATTTTCAGTGTTCCGATATTTCTCGATGAACACAGAATcgaaggctctgataccacttgttgtgattctcggatcaatatgaagattatttgggaggaaaaacaactctatttcacaagaatagaattatagagaatttacaccaagaatttctctctacaaaaaacctcaccaaactctctttttgttctcacaatctcttcctggattgtatttcaatctctctggattgatgtttctgtgtaaaacataaggctctatttatagccttaaagaaggtggttggtggttgaattcttcattcaacaatggaggcttcaacaatggtggcttctagaatgggttggtggcttcaacaatggtgggctTCTAGAATTGGTAGTTGGCAGCAGCTGAACTTATCAACTTATTGGTAAGGTGTTACATTTTATCTTGTAATAAGTATCTCTCAACTTCAAGGACTACTAGTGGAGTTAGCTTAGAAGGACTCATTAGGAAATGCCTTCCTATTTTCGCTTCATCCTTAAGAATGTACTTGTGCTAACTCGTAGTCTCATTATTTCTACCAGTCACATTTCCACAACAGCATACGTGAAGTTCTTAACATTAGCTGTGTCATTTTCCTTGAAACTTCCCCTCGGAATTCATTCTCACATACTTATCTCACGATAGCAAAGCAAGTACAGTACTATTGCCGCATTATATGCATTGCATTATTTAACAAAAACTCTCCAAAAGGGAGCatattttcttcttatctttttttGAAGCCAGCGGCTTCATGTAGTTGGCCAGCTCCACCGGCCTGGATATCAGATGGCACTCCTACAAAAATAAAAGAGTAGCACTCCTCCTCCCTCTGGGAAGTGGGTAAGAAGTTGTGCCCCAAATTCCCGTGGACGGGAGACGGGGGAGAAGAAGCATTCctcttgtcacgatccaaaccgatgggTGCAACGGGCattcggtaccttactcaaccgagtatcaACATAACGTATTCTTTCATATcgtactatcatagataactgagccggaaggctACCGTGAGATAAGTGGAATAAAACATGTAATACTAACTTATACATAAGAGATACGGGCATATAAGACAAAATTAATCACTCGTACACttaatataggccgacaaggccatacagtCTTTTACGcacatgacatctgtctataaGACTCTAAGAATACGTaattatcataaaggtcgggacagagtcccgccataccaaacaatacatgtttAAATCATATTAACCAAACCAGCAACTCTGAAGTAAATGGAgtacaccaacatcttccgctgagctaataacctacttggagggctctcgacctgtctatcaggacctacgaacatgaaacgcaacgtccccaggcaaaatgggcgttagtacaaataatgtaccgagtatgtaaggaatgaatatcagta
Proteins encoded in this window:
- the LOC138871971 gene encoding uncharacterized protein, yielding MEESSSSGAMIKLTATNYTLWRPRMEDLLSCKDLFDPIEAKGRNPDSTKEAEWKKLNRKTIGQIRQWIDDSVFHHVAQETDAYALWVKLEGMYQAKTARNKALLMRRLVNLKLKHGTSVAEHTSEF